Part of the Terriglobales bacterium genome is shown below.
GCGTTGCCCATGCCCAGGGTGTAGATGCGGTACACCGGGATGTCATGGTTCAGCACCAAGTAGCGGACGATGGACTCCGCCATGCGCTGCGAGTTCTCGACCGCAGCCTGGCCCCGACCGGAAGAGAAACCCTGCACTTCGACGATGTAGCCCTTCTGGTTCTTCAGCGGCTCCGCCATCTCGTCCAATGCATCCTTGGCTTTCTTGCTCAGGGCCAGCTGGCCCGGACGGAAGCGGATCTCAGCCTCGGTGACCGGCTTGTACTGGTCGATGTTGCTGACCGTGGTCTCCACGCTTTGCAGGCGCTGCGTCGCCTGGGTAGCGGTCTGGTGCGCCATCTGGGCGCGGTTGCCGGCCTCCACGGCGTGCTGATCGGCTTCGTTGGCCCGGTTCGACGCCAGCCGGATACCTTCGCTGGCGCGAGCGTCCACGTCCTTGATCATCCTGGCGTTGGCCGCGGTCAGTTCGTCGAGCTCGTTCACCCGGCCGCGCACCGGGTCAAGCTGCTTCTGGACGTACTTCTTGCGGGCGAAGGGGTTAAGCTTGCCCCAGAAACCTTGCCGGCTCTCGTAGGTGAGGGGCGCGTGCTCGGGCGCGCTCGATGCCTGGTCCGGAGGCGACGGCTGGCTCTGCATCGGCTGGTCAGTCGGCGCAGACGTGGTTGCGGGCTGGGTCTGGGTATTCGCGGCGGGCGACGTGGTGTCGCTGGCCGGGGCCTGCTGGGCCACCGCGGGCATCGCCAGCAGGGCTGCCAATGGCAGAGTCAACAGCAATTCCTTCTTCATTGCGAGATTCCTCCGATTCGTTGGGGGGAGCGTCGGAGCGGCTCACCACCGGGGCGGGGGCCGGAAACGGAACGTCTGCGGCGCACCTTCGTACATCTCCTATCAATCCGATTGCCAAAGCTTGGAGGTCGATCGCTCCGCTAACTCCTTTGCCGTCAATGGGGAGTCGGGAGGTTACAATTAACGGCTAGGTAAGAAATAGCGGGCGGGAGCAATTTTGTTAGATCAACCGCTTGCACCGACGCCAAAGATCGACCGTGACCCCATCCAAAACCGTGGTCTCCCTAATCCTCGTAATACTCTGCGCCGCGGCTGTCGCCCAGGCCGCGGACCCGTCTCGGTACGCATCGGACAGCATTCCGCCCGCGCGCATGGAGCAGTATTCCGACCTGGCGGTGCGTTGGATGCAGCAATACCTGCAGGTCGACACCACCAATCCGCCTGGCAATGAAGCCCGCGCCGCCGCCTGGATGAAGAAGATCCTGGACGCAGAAGGCATCGAGAACCGCGTGTTCGAGATCGCTCCCGGCCGTGCGAACCT
Proteins encoded:
- a CDS encoding OmpA family protein, giving the protein MKKELLLTLPLAALLAMPAVAQQAPASDTTSPAANTQTQPATTSAPTDQPMQSQPSPPDQASSAPEHAPLTYESRQGFWGKLNPFARKKYVQKQLDPVRGRVNELDELTAANARMIKDVDARASEGIRLASNRANEADQHAVEAGNRAQMAHQTATQATQRLQSVETTVSNIDQYKPVTEAEIRFRPGQLALSKKAKDALDEMAEPLKNQKGYIVEVQGFSSGRGQAAVENSQRMAESIVRYLVLNHDIPVYRIYTLGMGNAPVPAGTGSAQVRRTLGGRVEVAVLKNGAGDLEGMAVPGAVPTEPAAAPSAPTIAPSSSDAAPASNPIGTSNAPEDSAAGQQQPAPSMPASSEDVPPAQPPNQAPR